In one Nostoc sp. KVJ3 genomic region, the following are encoded:
- a CDS encoding Uma2 family endonuclease: protein MILQTEKHYYTPEEYLELEEKAEYKNEYKDGEIIRMTGGTTNHNKISLNFCRKFPLTVQGQAYDIYMADVKVSIPRYHLYTYPDVIVVKGKPIYEGIGTTTITNPLLLVEVLSNSTKNYDKTDKFKYYRSIPDFQEYIMIDQYSFTVEQFAKQAEGQWIFKEYEGEEAVLILDSIEFQISLRDIYERVNFELIEE, encoded by the coding sequence ATGATTTTACAAACAGAAAAGCACTATTACACCCCAGAAGAATATTTGGAATTAGAAGAGAAGGCTGAATATAAAAATGAATACAAAGACGGAGAAATTATACGGATGACAGGAGGAACAACTAACCACAATAAAATTTCACTTAATTTTTGTAGAAAATTTCCCCTGACAGTGCAAGGTCAAGCTTATGATATATATATGGCTGATGTGAAAGTATCAATACCGCGTTATCACCTTTATACTTATCCTGATGTTATAGTCGTCAAAGGTAAGCCTATTTACGAGGGAATAGGTACAACAACTATTACTAACCCTTTGTTACTTGTTGAAGTTTTATCAAACTCAACTAAAAATTATGACAAAACAGATAAGTTTAAATATTATCGCTCAATTCCTGATTTTCAGGAATATATTATGATTGACCAGTATAGTTTTACTGTAGAACAATTTGCCAAGCAAGCAGAAGGTCAATGGATTTTTAAGGAGTATGAAGGTGAAGAAGCTGTTTTAATCTTGGATTCTATTGAGTTCCAAATTTCCTTGCGTGATATTTATGAGCGGGTTAATTTTGAGTTGATTGAAGAATAA
- a CDS encoding TldD/PmbA family protein: MPTTLADAQNLLSDLIARYSGRVDYLMIRLEEAEGTDILLRGDKVETLSEGISIGGHIRACYKGGWGLSCFNQLATIRDRIEEAIAAARLVGDEETLLAPIDPVQAVCILPLKGTDPRKIPLSEKKQLCDRYTELLKSSDRRITTTSVRYGDSAQRAIIATSEGTLIDQSWVDMEMRFAATARNGETVQTGRETTGSRKAYEDLTNLDEQVKGAAQRAIAALSLPSVKGNTYTVVIDPILTGLFVHEAFGHLSEADMAYENPDLLEVMTIGRRFGPEELQIFDGAAPEGHRGSYFYDDEGTPATTTQLIEDGVLVGRLHSRETAGKLEEAPTGNARCLNYHFTPIVRMTNTWIERGKTPVKDLFTDIKEGVYARNWLGGMTNGEMFTFSAGEAWMIRNGQIAEPVRDVTLSGNVFQTLADIEAIGDDFYWDESGGCGKGGQNGLSVGCGGPSLRIQDVVVGGET; encoded by the coding sequence ATGCCGACTACACTTGCTGACGCACAAAATTTACTTTCTGACCTGATCGCCCGCTACTCAGGGCGTGTAGATTATCTGATGATTCGCCTTGAAGAAGCAGAAGGGACTGATATCTTGTTGCGTGGCGACAAGGTAGAAACCCTCAGTGAAGGCATCTCTATTGGTGGACATATTCGCGCTTGTTATAAAGGTGGATGGGGGTTAAGTTGCTTTAACCAGTTGGCGACAATTCGGGATCGGATAGAAGAAGCGATCGCTGCGGCGCGGCTAGTTGGTGATGAAGAAACTTTACTTGCACCCATTGACCCGGTGCAAGCAGTATGCATTCTCCCTCTAAAAGGTACTGACCCCCGAAAAATTCCCCTCTCCGAGAAAAAACAATTGTGCGATCGCTACACTGAATTACTCAAAAGCAGCGATCGCCGGATTACCACTACCTCGGTGCGTTATGGTGACAGCGCCCAAAGAGCGATCATCGCTACCTCGGAAGGGACTTTGATCGATCAATCTTGGGTGGATATGGAAATGCGTTTTGCGGCCACCGCCAGGAATGGCGAAACCGTACAAACTGGACGAGAAACTACAGGTTCTCGTAAAGCCTACGAAGATTTAACTAATTTGGATGAACAGGTAAAAGGTGCGGCTCAAAGAGCGATCGCAGCTTTATCTTTACCATCTGTTAAAGGTAATACTTATACCGTAGTCATTGACCCAATTCTCACAGGTTTGTTTGTCCATGAAGCCTTCGGACATCTTTCTGAGGCTGATATGGCTTACGAAAACCCCGATTTGTTAGAAGTTATGACTATCGGACGGCGATTTGGCCCCGAAGAACTGCAAATTTTTGATGGTGCGGCTCCAGAGGGACATCGCGGTAGCTATTTTTACGACGATGAAGGTACACCTGCCACCACTACTCAACTAATTGAAGATGGAGTTTTAGTTGGACGTTTACATTCTCGTGAAACTGCTGGCAAATTAGAGGAAGCACCTACGGGTAACGCCCGTTGTCTCAATTATCATTTTACCCCCATTGTACGGATGACAAATACCTGGATTGAGCGGGGTAAAACGCCAGTCAAAGACTTATTCACCGATATCAAAGAAGGAGTTTATGCCCGTAATTGGTTGGGTGGGATGACAAATGGGGAAATGTTTACCTTCAGTGCTGGGGAAGCGTGGATGATTAGAAACGGTCAAATTGCTGAACCTGTTCGGGATGTAACGCTTTCGGGAAATGTATTTCAAACTTTAGCCGATATTGAAGCAATTGGTGATGATTTTTACTGGGATGAATCTGGTGGTTGTGGTAAGGGAGGGCAAAACGGGTTATCAGTCGGTTGTGGTGGCCCTAGTCTCCGAATTCAAGATGTAGTGGTTGGTGGGGAAACTTAA
- the rpsU gene encoding 30S ribosomal protein S21 codes for MTQVFVGENEGIESALRRFKREVSKAGIFPDMRKNRHFETPLEKHKRKEVARHKQRKRNFHRN; via the coding sequence ATGACCCAAGTATTTGTGGGCGAAAATGAAGGAATTGAGTCAGCCTTGCGTCGATTTAAGAGAGAAGTTTCCAAAGCAGGTATTTTCCCAGACATGAGAAAGAATCGCCACTTTGAAACGCCTTTGGAAAAACACAAACGCAAAGAAGTTGCAAGGCACAAACAACGCAAGAGAAATTTTCATCGTAATTAG
- a CDS encoding CopG family transcriptional regulator, producing the protein MNKKWAAKRLTINLTSSEAQKLEQYCSSTGRPATDVIRELIRSLSTQEEKFSQTS; encoded by the coding sequence ATGAATAAAAAATGGGCTGCTAAACGACTTACAATCAATCTCACATCAAGCGAGGCACAGAAACTCGAACAATATTGTTCAAGTACGGGGAGACCAGCGACCGATGTGATTCGAGAGTTAATTCGCTCTCTTTCTACCCAAGAGGAAAAATTCTCCCAAACCTCGTAA
- the sppA gene encoding signal peptide peptidase SppA: MRNFIKQTFASLVGTLLGLIIFGGLGTTGLFLLILTATSSKDTGPSVKDKSVLVFDLSMKITDSEPSSSEVLQNTLSGVDDERISLHKVVETLEKARRDPRIVGIYMDATSTSQVSNVGYASLKEIRKALEEFRASGKKIVAYGSDWSKKEYYLSSVADSIVLNPLGLMEINGLSSQPMFLAGALQKYGVGVQVVRVGKFKGAVEPFILTKLSPENREQTQKLLDDVWGEWRTAVGASRKIEPNQLQAIADSQAILEANQAKTNGLVDRVEYPDQVVTDLKKLTDSDKNDKTFRQISLNSYAQVSGKSLGVERNSKNQIAVVYAEGEIVDGKGDDGQVGGDRFAKIFNKLRQDKDVKAIVLRINSPGGSATAAEVMQREVKLTREVKPVVVSMGDVAASGGYWIASDSNRIFAEPNTITGSIGVFGLLFNGQKLANDNGISWDSVKTARYADSQTVSRPKSPEELALYQRTVNHIYDMFLNKVSQGRKLPEQKVAEIAQGRVWSGEAAKAIGLVDEIGGLNIAIAYAAKEAKLGEDWEVQEYPRTGSFGERFFGRATEEARTALGIEGTQLKPSNPITTEFQKLQQEVEILQKLNDPKGVYARLPFNLKIE; encoded by the coding sequence ATGCGTAATTTTATCAAACAAACTTTTGCTAGTTTAGTTGGCACTTTACTAGGACTAATTATTTTCGGTGGTTTAGGAACCACTGGACTGTTCTTGCTGATATTGACTGCTACCTCTTCTAAAGATACTGGGCCGAGCGTAAAAGATAAGTCAGTGCTGGTTTTTGACTTGTCGATGAAAATTACTGATAGCGAACCCAGTTCAAGCGAAGTGCTTCAAAATACACTATCAGGTGTAGATGACGAAAGGATATCACTCCACAAAGTTGTGGAAACTTTGGAAAAAGCACGGCGCGATCCGCGAATTGTTGGGATCTATATGGATGCAACTAGCACCAGCCAAGTTAGTAACGTCGGCTATGCCTCCCTAAAAGAAATTCGGAAAGCGCTGGAAGAGTTTCGCGCTTCTGGAAAAAAGATTGTTGCATACGGCAGTGATTGGAGTAAAAAGGAATATTATCTGAGTTCAGTCGCAGATTCCATTGTACTTAATCCTCTAGGACTGATGGAAATCAACGGTTTGAGTTCACAACCGATGTTCTTAGCTGGGGCATTGCAGAAGTACGGCGTTGGTGTTCAAGTCGTGCGAGTGGGTAAATTCAAAGGGGCAGTAGAACCGTTTATCCTGACAAAATTGAGTCCAGAAAACCGCGAGCAAACTCAGAAATTGTTGGATGATGTTTGGGGAGAGTGGCGCACTGCTGTGGGTGCAAGTCGCAAAATTGAACCTAACCAGTTGCAAGCGATCGCAGATAGCCAAGCAATACTAGAAGCCAACCAAGCCAAAACCAACGGTTTAGTTGATCGAGTAGAATACCCCGATCAAGTGGTAACAGACCTCAAAAAACTGACAGATAGCGATAAAAACGACAAAACATTTCGACAAATTAGCCTGAATAGCTACGCTCAAGTTTCTGGCAAATCTTTGGGTGTCGAACGTAACTCAAAAAATCAAATTGCCGTTGTTTATGCTGAGGGCGAGATTGTCGATGGTAAAGGTGATGATGGACAAGTAGGAGGCGATCGCTTTGCTAAAATCTTCAACAAACTCCGACAAGATAAGGATGTCAAGGCTATTGTATTACGAATTAATAGTCCTGGTGGAAGTGCTACCGCAGCCGAAGTTATGCAGCGAGAAGTGAAATTAACTCGTGAAGTAAAACCGGTTGTAGTATCAATGGGCGATGTCGCCGCCTCTGGTGGTTACTGGATTGCTAGCGACTCTAATCGCATTTTTGCTGAACCAAATACCATTACAGGCTCAATAGGTGTATTTGGGTTGCTATTTAATGGGCAAAAGCTGGCGAATGACAACGGTATTAGCTGGGATTCCGTGAAAACTGCACGCTATGCAGATAGTCAAACAGTTTCGCGTCCGAAATCGCCCGAAGAATTAGCACTTTATCAGCGCACTGTTAACCATATTTATGATATGTTTCTGAATAAAGTTTCTCAAGGTCGTAAACTCCCAGAACAAAAAGTGGCAGAAATTGCCCAAGGGCGAGTTTGGTCTGGTGAAGCAGCCAAGGCAATTGGTTTGGTTGATGAAATTGGCGGTTTGAATATTGCGATCGCTTATGCTGCTAAAGAGGCAAAACTAGGAGAAGACTGGGAAGTGCAAGAATATCCTCGCACTGGCAGTTTTGGAGAACGCTTTTTTGGGCGTGCAACTGAAGAAGCACGGACTGCTTTAGGAATTGAAGGGACACAACTCAAGCCATCCAATCCCATAACCACTGAATTCCAGAAATTGCAACAGGAAGTAGAGATTCTGCAAAAGCTGAACGATCCAAAGGGAGTTTACGCCCGCTTGCCTTTCAACTTGAAGATTGAGTAA
- a CDS encoding AAA-like domain-containing protein, translating into MRYQVGGSLRSDDPTYVIRQADETLYTSLKAGDFCYVFNSRQMGKSSLLQRTSHRLRQEGYSCVYLDVTTLGSEDTTPEQWYKGIIISLFYSLNLVEKVKFKQWWEMQTGLSSVQKLHQFVEEVLLPNTKAERIFIFIDEIDSLLSLSFPVSDFFAWIRHCYNQQAHDPNFRRLGFTLFGVASPSDLISDKRRTPFNIGTAIDLHGFQLHEATPLLKGLEEVITQPEAVLEEILYWSGGQPFLTQKLCQLIVHTTLETSSRKIALPPETQAFWVEKFVRSQIIQNWEAKDDPEHLRTIRDRLLFNEQRAGRLLGLYQRVLQAENREQATEDIPVPSDDSQEQIELLLSGLVEKHNGYLKIKNPIYHNVFNSEWAIKQLDNLRPYSQTFNFWVASSFKDESRLLRGQALKDIQNWAQGKSLSDLDYQFLTASLECEQREVQTSLEAARAKEIEARLAQEKKTAKLQRFLLIAVCIGLIVSSSLGIGSFILYRKALKSTNQARSSEIRALVSSSEGLFASNRKLDALIEAIKAKHRLQTLDKPNTNLQHQVDNVLRQAIYGADEYNRFSGHKAAVLAVDISPDSSLIASASIDKTIKLWRRDGREVATFKGHQAAVKAVDFSSDGQVLASASEDGTIKLWKRDGTLLNTFKGHTASIWGVAFSPDGQFLASASFDRTVKLWKRDGTLLKTFQDYKVGFWGITFSPDSQIVAAASLDKTVKLWKRDSSGWQNAKPLQSLQGHTGWVIGVAFSPDGQTIASASEDATVKLWQRDRTGESYHLDKTLKGNSAGIWGVAFSPDGQTIASASLDKTIKLWNIDGTELRTLKGHSASVWGVTFSPDGSFIASAGAENVVRLWQSENPFQKSIVAHKAGIWSIAIAFDSSAIATASHENTAKIWSRQGKLLKTFTESGGAIFDVSFSENGNLIALGTYDDRIKLKQQDGTLVATYKDPLGKLLAAILSPDGQTIAMANVDKIAQIWKRDRPAPQILKGHQAEVWHVAFSPDGRFVGSVSGDSTAKLWTLDGKLFKTLVGHSATVWRIAFSSDRKVVATGSGDNTVKLWTVEGKLLKTLKGHTAAIWGVAFSPDGKIVASGSVDATVKLWKLDGTEITTLKGHTAAIRDIAISRDGTILVSGGDDNTLILWNLPRILSLDAPTYACALVRDYLKTNTALEDSDGSANAKGDRTLCN; encoded by the coding sequence ATGAGATATCAAGTAGGGGGTAGTCTCCGCAGTGACGATCCGACATACGTTATCCGTCAAGCTGACGAAACACTTTATACAAGCCTGAAGGCTGGTGACTTTTGTTACGTCTTCAATTCTCGACAGATGGGCAAATCATCGCTACTACAGCGCACAAGCCATCGTCTTAGACAAGAAGGCTATAGCTGTGTTTACTTAGATGTCACCACATTGGGTAGCGAGGATACTACACCAGAACAATGGTACAAAGGTATTATTATTAGCCTGTTCTATAGCTTAAATCTGGTAGAAAAAGTCAAATTTAAGCAATGGTGGGAGATGCAAACAGGTCTTTCCTCAGTGCAAAAACTACACCAGTTCGTAGAAGAAGTGTTACTGCCAAATACCAAAGCCGAACGTATTTTCATCTTCATTGATGAGATTGATAGTTTGTTAAGTCTGAGTTTTCCTGTTAGTGATTTTTTTGCCTGGATTCGTCATTGCTACAACCAGCAAGCACACGACCCAAATTTTAGACGCTTGGGATTTACACTATTTGGCGTAGCCAGTCCATCCGATCTAATTTCAGACAAACGGCGCACACCTTTTAACATTGGTACAGCAATAGATTTACATGGCTTTCAACTCCATGAAGCCACACCATTGCTCAAGGGATTAGAAGAAGTTATAACTCAACCGGAAGCAGTACTTGAAGAGATTCTTTACTGGAGTGGAGGACAACCATTTCTCACCCAAAAACTCTGTCAGTTAATTGTCCACACAACTTTAGAAACATCTAGTAGAAAAATTGCTTTACCACCGGAAACTCAGGCATTTTGGGTAGAAAAATTTGTGCGATCGCAGATTATTCAAAACTGGGAAGCCAAGGACGATCCCGAACACCTCCGCACAATTCGCGATCGCCTACTTTTTAACGAACAGCGAGCCGGAAGATTATTAGGGCTTTACCAACGAGTATTGCAAGCCGAAAATAGAGAACAGGCAACAGAAGACATTCCTGTTCCAAGCGATGATAGTCAAGAACAGATAGAACTGTTGTTATCTGGTTTAGTCGAGAAACACAACGGCTATCTCAAAATAAAAAATCCTATTTATCACAATGTTTTCAACTCTGAATGGGCGATCAAGCAGTTAGACAATCTGCGCCCTTACTCGCAAACATTCAATTTTTGGGTAGCCTCTTCCTTTAAAGATGAATCGCGTCTTTTGCGAGGACAGGCTCTAAAAGATATTCAAAATTGGGCGCAGGGCAAAAGTCTGAGCGATTTGGATTATCAATTTTTAACTGCAAGTCTTGAATGCGAACAACGCGAAGTGCAAACCTCATTGGAGGCAGCACGAGCCAAAGAAATAGAAGCACGACTAGCCCAAGAGAAAAAAACTGCTAAACTCCAAAGATTTTTGCTCATAGCAGTGTGTATTGGATTGATCGTTTCTAGCTCTTTGGGGATAGGAAGTTTTATTCTTTACCGCAAAGCTCTCAAAAGTACAAATCAAGCTAGAAGCAGCGAAATTAGAGCGCTTGTATCTTCTTCTGAGGGATTATTTGCCTCAAATCGTAAATTGGACGCACTCATAGAAGCAATTAAAGCCAAGCATCGACTGCAAACACTAGATAAACCAAACACAAATCTTCAGCATCAGGTAGACAATGTATTACGTCAAGCAATTTATGGAGCAGACGAGTACAATCGTTTTTCGGGTCATAAAGCAGCTGTCTTAGCAGTAGATATCAGTCCTGACAGTTCTCTGATTGCCTCAGCAAGTATAGATAAAACAATCAAGCTTTGGCGACGTGATGGTAGAGAAGTTGCAACTTTCAAAGGTCATCAGGCAGCAGTTAAGGCAGTTGATTTTAGCTCTGATGGTCAGGTACTCGCCTCGGCAAGCGAAGATGGCACTATTAAACTGTGGAAGCGAGATGGCACTTTACTCAACACTTTCAAAGGTCATACAGCTTCGATTTGGGGAGTCGCCTTTAGTCCCGATGGTCAGTTCCTTGCCTCTGCCAGTTTCGACAGAACCGTGAAACTGTGGAAGCGAGATGGTACTTTGCTCAAAACGTTTCAAGATTACAAAGTGGGGTTTTGGGGAATAACTTTTAGTCCTGACAGTCAAATAGTTGCTGCTGCAAGTCTCGACAAGACAGTAAAACTCTGGAAACGAGACAGTTCGGGCTGGCAAAACGCCAAGCCTCTACAATCTCTTCAAGGTCATACTGGTTGGGTTATAGGAGTAGCTTTCAGCCCTGATGGGCAGACTATTGCTTCAGCGAGTGAAGATGCAACTGTCAAACTTTGGCAGCGAGATCGTACAGGCGAAAGCTACCACCTTGATAAAACTCTTAAAGGTAACAGTGCCGGGATTTGGGGAGTCGCCTTTAGTCCCGATGGTCAGACTATTGCTTCTGCCAGTCTCGATAAAACGATTAAACTTTGGAATATTGATGGTACAGAACTGAGGACGCTGAAAGGACACAGTGCGTCTGTTTGGGGAGTGACTTTTAGCCCAGATGGAAGCTTTATTGCTTCGGCGGGTGCAGAAAACGTTGTTAGACTCTGGCAAAGTGAGAATCCATTTCAAAAATCGATCGTTGCCCACAAAGCCGGGATTTGGTCAATAGCGATCGCCTTTGACAGTTCTGCGATCGCCACAGCTAGCCACGAAAACACTGCTAAAATTTGGAGTCGCCAAGGTAAATTGCTGAAAACTTTTACTGAATCTGGGGGCGCAATCTTCGACGTTTCATTTAGTGAAAATGGCAATTTAATCGCGCTTGGTACTTACGACGATCGAATAAAGCTCAAGCAGCAAGACGGCACTTTAGTAGCTACCTACAAAGATCCTCTCGGTAAACTCTTAGCAGCAATATTGAGTCCCGATGGACAAACGATCGCAATGGCAAATGTTGACAAAATCGCTCAAATATGGAAGCGCGATCGCCCAGCACCACAAATTCTCAAAGGACATCAGGCGGAAGTATGGCACGTCGCATTTAGTCCAGATGGTCGGTTTGTTGGTTCAGTTAGTGGCGATAGTACTGCGAAATTGTGGACGCTGGATGGTAAGTTATTCAAAACCCTTGTAGGACATTCAGCGACAGTATGGAGAATAGCCTTTAGCTCTGACAGGAAAGTGGTAGCTACTGGAAGTGGCGACAATACTGTGAAGTTATGGACAGTTGAAGGCAAATTGCTGAAAACTCTTAAAGGTCATACAGCTGCAATTTGGGGAGTTGCTTTTAGTCCCGATGGGAAAATAGTTGCTTCTGGCAGCGTCGATGCTACCGTCAAACTTTGGAAACTGGATGGTACAGAAATAACAACTCTTAAAGGACATACCGCAGCAATTAGGGACATTGCCATCAGCCGGGATGGAACAATACTTGTCTCAGGGGGTGATGACAACACACTGATTCTGTGGAATTTACCGCGAATTCTCAGCTTAGACGCACCAACTTATGCTTGCGCCCTAGTGCGAGATTATTTGAAAACTAACACAGCATTGGAAGATAGCGATGGCTCCGCCAACGCCAAGGGCGATCGCACTCTTTGCAATTAG
- a CDS encoding RNA recognition motif domain-containing protein, with translation MSIYVGNLSYEVTQEDLTSVFAEHGSVKRVQLPTDRETGRPRGFAFVEMGTEAEETAAIEALDGAEWMGRDLKVNKAKPKEDRSGSFGGGGGDRRGGGGGGYNRGRY, from the coding sequence ATGTCAATTTATGTAGGTAATCTATCCTACGAGGTCACACAAGAAGACCTTACATCTGTTTTTGCTGAACATGGTTCTGTAAAGCGCGTTCAGTTACCTACTGACCGTGAAACAGGCCGTCCACGTGGCTTTGCTTTCGTAGAGATGGGTACAGAAGCTGAAGAAACAGCAGCCATTGAAGCTCTTGATGGTGCTGAATGGATGGGACGCGACCTCAAAGTGAACAAAGCTAAACCCAAGGAAGATAGAAGTGGTTCCTTTGGTGGTGGTGGTGGCGATCGTCGCGGTGGCGGCGGCGGTGGATATAACCGTGGACGCTACTAA
- a CDS encoding pentapeptide repeat-containing protein gives MTIESDSSDLPTPKPVPENDLQPDDFDGSSTEKNLTSEVLAAIGSLQSPQHTIALQQARSDFKQPSTSQFTVKPRALLITLIAIALTFIGVILNNWIVGITGTLITLLLSLAILLPWFQEVLDEWFSPQERTLFVAFLGLLVAIIGLIRFTGIGDRLLVLGRKINWDIAGTLADWFGALGQILIAIIAVYVAWRQYVISKDLTIQQNLLTVQQNIITQQQTIDSYFQGISDLVLDEEGLLEDWPQERAIAEGRTAAILSSVDGSGKAKILRFLSRSKLLSPLKRDRLLGRAILDGTGGYAEDRLEGLRVIDLGVMLAAADLSGTDLRWTDLSEANLVRANLTGCDLVKANLSRTILYSANLDGADINGIRLFYGVVDKASPRSRTKPPDYETGEQTGAVVENADFSNVQRMSESARCYCCTWGGETTRATIPGGCEGIPNKLGR, from the coding sequence ATGACGATTGAATCCGATTCCTCTGATCTACCAACCCCAAAACCAGTTCCCGAAAACGATTTGCAACCGGATGACTTTGACGGTAGTTCCACTGAGAAAAATCTAACCTCAGAAGTACTAGCGGCTATTGGATCTTTGCAATCTCCGCAACATACAATTGCTTTACAACAAGCCCGTTCTGACTTCAAGCAACCTAGTACCAGCCAATTCACAGTTAAGCCGAGAGCATTGCTAATTACTCTAATAGCGATCGCCCTCACCTTCATTGGAGTTATCCTCAATAACTGGATCGTTGGCATTACTGGAACGCTGATAACTTTGTTGTTATCCCTAGCGATATTATTGCCTTGGTTCCAAGAAGTTTTAGATGAGTGGTTTTCACCCCAAGAACGCACCTTGTTTGTGGCCTTTTTGGGATTATTAGTAGCCATCATCGGCTTGATCAGGTTCACAGGTATAGGCGATCGCTTACTTGTTTTGGGACGTAAAATTAACTGGGACATTGCTGGAACCCTAGCAGATTGGTTTGGCGCTTTGGGGCAAATTCTCATCGCGATCATTGCCGTTTATGTAGCATGGCGACAATATGTCATTTCCAAAGACTTGACAATTCAGCAAAACCTGCTCACAGTTCAGCAAAATATTATTACCCAGCAACAGACAATTGATTCTTATTTCCAAGGCATTTCAGACTTGGTGTTAGATGAAGAAGGATTATTAGAAGATTGGCCCCAAGAAAGAGCGATCGCTGAAGGACGCACTGCGGCAATTTTGAGTAGTGTCGATGGTAGTGGTAAAGCGAAAATTCTCCGCTTTCTCTCACGTTCTAAGTTGTTATCACCCCTAAAACGCGATCGCTTATTAGGTCGAGCTATTCTCGATGGGACTGGCGGATATGCAGAAGACCGCTTAGAAGGTTTGCGTGTCATCGATTTAGGCGTAATGCTAGCCGCCGCAGACCTTTCCGGTACTGATTTACGTTGGACTGACCTCAGCGAAGCTAATCTTGTCCGCGCTAATCTGACCGGTTGTGACTTAGTAAAAGCTAACCTCTCCCGCACAATTTTATATAGTGCTAATCTTGATGGTGCGGACATCAACGGCATTCGCCTATTCTATGGTGTAGTAGATAAAGCATCACCCCGCAGTCGCACTAAACCACCAGATTATGAAACCGGCGAACAAACTGGTGCTGTGGTGGAAAATGCTGATTTCAGCAATGTGCAACGGATGTCTGAGTCTGCACGTTGCTACTGTTGCACTTGGGGAGGTGAAACAACTAGAGCCACTATTCCCGGTGGTTGTGAAGGCATTCCTAATAAGTTGGGACGGTAG